A part of Streptomyces sp. NBC_01497 genomic DNA contains:
- a CDS encoding FABP family protein yields MIEIPSDLHPDLVPLAFLLGRWEGAGVFDFPGEEKANFGQEAIFTHDGRDFIEYVSHTWVLDTEGNKVRPIETESGFWRIGGDRKVEVVMVRDQGVVEIWYGELADQKPQIDLVTDAVARTAASGPYSGGKRLYGYVKSDLMWVGEKSTPEVPLRPYMSAHLKKVASAVTVTPEQVEGWAKDLGDLPDDGIAFFK; encoded by the coding sequence ATGATCGAGATCCCGTCCGACCTCCACCCGGACCTCGTCCCCCTCGCCTTTCTGCTGGGCCGCTGGGAAGGTGCCGGTGTCTTCGACTTCCCCGGCGAGGAGAAGGCCAACTTCGGCCAGGAGGCGATCTTCACCCACGACGGCCGGGACTTCATCGAGTACGTCTCGCACACGTGGGTGCTCGACACCGAGGGCAACAAGGTCCGGCCCATCGAGACCGAGTCCGGCTTCTGGCGCATCGGCGGTGACCGCAAGGTCGAGGTCGTGATGGTCCGCGACCAGGGTGTGGTGGAGATCTGGTACGGCGAGCTGGCCGACCAGAAGCCGCAGATCGACCTCGTCACCGACGCCGTCGCCCGCACCGCGGCCTCCGGCCCGTACAGCGGCGGCAAGCGCCTGTACGGGTATGTGAAGAGCGACCTGATGTGGGTCGGCGAGAAGTCCACGCCCGAGGTGCCGCTGCGCCCCTACATGTCGGCGCACCTGAAGAAGGTCGCGTCGGCCGTCACGGTCACGCCCGAGCAGGTGGAGGGCTGGGCGAAGGACCTCGGGGACCTTCCGGACGACGGCATCGCCTTCTTCAAGTAG
- a CDS encoding Fur family transcriptional regulator produces MVSTDWKSDLRRRGYRLTPQRQLVLEAVDALEHATPEDLLCEVRRTASGVNISTVYRTLELLEELGLVSHAHIGHGAPKYHLAGRDHHIHLVCRDCQNVIEADVEVAADFTAELQSRFGFTTDMKHFAIFGRCRDCAESRSTRGSEDDA; encoded by the coding sequence GTGGTGAGCACCGACTGGAAGAGCGACCTGCGCCGGCGTGGCTACCGGCTGACTCCGCAGCGGCAGCTCGTACTCGAAGCCGTCGACGCGCTGGAGCACGCGACCCCCGAGGACCTTCTCTGCGAGGTCCGCAGGACCGCGTCCGGCGTGAACATCTCCACCGTGTACCGGACGTTGGAGCTGCTGGAGGAGCTGGGGCTCGTCTCGCACGCCCACATCGGCCACGGCGCCCCCAAGTACCACCTCGCGGGCCGCGACCACCACATCCACCTCGTGTGCCGCGACTGCCAGAACGTGATCGAGGCGGACGTCGAGGTGGCGGCCGACTTCACCGCGGAGCTGCAGAGCCGTTTCGGCTTCACGACGGACATGAAGCACTTCGCGATCTTCGGCCGCTGCCGGGACTGCGCGGAGTCCCGCTCCACCCGCGGCTCCGAGGACGACGCCTGA